In Zobellia roscoffensis, the following are encoded in one genomic region:
- a CDS encoding DUF7507 domain-containing protein — protein sequence VESGPTYDMATDEYTVTYRITAENSGELTGSYDVIDTFILGTGFTLNSATLAYGGESDGVDGTILSPFVSGDQIITNESIAGLRTESWLVTAIFSVDTDAIDPTQDCTNGGGFGNQITATGDTDTSNNTACVPVEIGNLEITKDGVYVDSDSNGFTNIGDTVNYTFVVNNTGNVAISNVIVSDPLLGGAISGPASGDTNGDGELDITETWTYTASYNIIQTDIDNGQVNNLATVNGEEPSGNGVTDTSTDPTPCATCTVDPICPDCTLTELPSTLDIDLTKTVDLDIAEVGDELFFTISATNNGSVTANNINISEILPNGFEYVDHIASLGAYNSTTGQWDIPILSNGQTANLNIRVRVAIGSDYINTVRLIGLDETDIDPSNDEASAEVSIRGIVISKDGVYTDSDANGATNVGDSITYTFLVSNAGSVVLTDVVVSDPLLGGNITGPVSGDANGDGALNNTEVWVYNASYIITQADIDNGQVSNLATTTGEDPNGVITSNTSTDPTPCTTCNVDPICMDCTLTELPISNVDIALSKSVDVNLARVGDEVNFTITANNNGTAQASTISISEMLPNGYQYIEHSTTGGVYDEITGLWSISTLISGQTVELYIRALLIEGTDYLNTVRLANVDQIDIDSSNDEARAEVEIDEPICLINIYNVLTPNGDGAHDVFQIACIENYPDNKLEIYNRWGIKVYEKEGYNNTWTGISDGRATYERNEELPVGTYFYTLNLGDGTKPKSGYVYLTR from the coding sequence CGTTGAATCAGGACCTACTTATGATATGGCTACCGATGAATATACGGTAACCTATAGAATTACAGCTGAGAATAGTGGTGAGCTTACAGGTTCTTATGATGTTATAGATACGTTTATTTTAGGAACAGGATTTACATTGAATTCAGCAACTTTGGCTTATGGCGGTGAAAGTGATGGCGTTGACGGTACCATTCTTAGCCCGTTTGTCAGTGGCGATCAAATTATAACAAATGAATCTATTGCAGGCCTACGAACGGAAAGTTGGTTGGTGACGGCAATTTTTTCTGTAGATACAGATGCAATTGATCCTACCCAAGATTGTACAAATGGAGGTGGGTTTGGTAATCAGATTACTGCCACCGGCGATACGGATACCTCAAATAACACCGCTTGTGTGCCTGTGGAGATTGGAAATTTAGAGATTACTAAAGACGGTGTGTACGTAGATTCAGATTCAAATGGTTTCACGAATATTGGAGATACCGTTAACTATACCTTCGTTGTTAATAACACAGGAAATGTGGCTATATCCAATGTAATTGTATCGGATCCTTTATTGGGAGGTGCGATATCTGGACCTGCTTCAGGTGATACGAATGGGGATGGCGAATTGGATATTACAGAGACTTGGACGTATACTGCTTCATATAATATTATCCAAACGGATATAGATAATGGTCAAGTCAATAATCTGGCCACGGTAAATGGTGAAGAACCCAGTGGAAATGGTGTAACCGATACCTCAACAGACCCAACACCTTGCGCTACGTGTACGGTAGACCCAATTTGTCCTGATTGTACTTTGACAGAGTTACCTAGTACGCTTGATATTGATCTAACAAAAACGGTAGATTTAGATATTGCAGAAGTTGGAGATGAACTATTTTTTACCATATCTGCTACGAACAATGGTTCGGTAACGGCTAATAATATCAACATATCTGAAATACTTCCGAATGGTTTTGAATATGTGGATCACATCGCATCTTTAGGAGCTTATAATAGTACAACTGGTCAATGGGATATTCCAATATTAAGTAATGGGCAAACAGCTAATTTAAATATTCGAGTTCGTGTAGCTATAGGTTCAGATTATATAAATACTGTTAGATTAATTGGGTTGGACGAAACAGATATAGATCCATCAAATGATGAAGCTAGTGCTGAAGTTAGTATCCGTGGAATAGTTATTTCTAAGGATGGTGTTTATACTGATTCTGATGCCAATGGTGCTACAAATGTTGGCGATTCAATAACGTATACATTTTTAGTCAGCAATGCGGGAAGCGTAGTTCTTACCGACGTAGTTGTATCTGACCCATTATTGGGAGGCAATATAACAGGGCCTGTCAGTGGAGATGCTAATGGTGATGGAGCGTTAAATAATACTGAGGTTTGGGTGTACAATGCTTCTTACATAATCACGCAAGCGGATATAGATAACGGACAGGTTAGTAATTTGGCAACCACAACTGGAGAGGACCCAAATGGTGTAATTACGAGCAATACGTCTACAGACCCAACGCCATGTACAACTTGTAATGTAGATCCAATTTGTATGGATTGTACATTGACTGAGCTTCCTATTTCCAACGTAGATATAGCTTTGTCGAAGTCCGTAGATGTTAATTTGGCTAGAGTTGGTGATGAAGTAAATTTTACTATTACTGCAAACAACAATGGAACGGCACAGGCGAGTACTATATCTATATCAGAAATGCTTCCTAACGGTTATCAATATATTGAACATTCAACTACTGGGGGTGTTTATGATGAGATTACTGGTTTATGGAGTATAAGCACGCTGATCTCCGGCCAAACGGTTGAATTGTATATTCGAGCCCTGTTAATTGAAGGCACGGATTATTTGAATACTGTGAGATTGGCTAATGTGGATCAAATAGATATAGATTCTTCAAATGATGAAGCTAGGGCAGAAGTGGAAATAGATGAACCCATTTGCCTTATTAACATTTACAACGTATTAACACCAAATGGTGATGGTGCCCATGACGTTTTTCAGATTGCTTGTATTGAAAATTATCCGGATAATAAGCTAGAAATCTATAATCGATGGGGAATAAAGGTGTATGAAAAAGAAGGCTATAATAACACCTGGACAGGTATTTCCGATGGTCGCGCTACCTATGAGCGAAACGAAGAGTTACCGGTAGGAACCTATTTTTATACTCTTAATTTAGGAGATGGTACAAAACCTAAATCTGGATATGTTTATTTGACCAGATAG
- a CDS encoding acyl-CoA thioesterase, producing the protein MSFNNISFRVRYSETDQMGVVYYGNYAQYLEMGRVEWLRSAGISYKELEENGIMLPVVSLSLNYKKSAFYDDLISVETTLKKTPSVKIEFDYVIYNEKREILVEANTVLVFINMKNKRPIRCPKYVLDIIEKNNV; encoded by the coding sequence ATGAGTTTTAACAATATTTCTTTTAGAGTACGATATTCGGAAACAGACCAGATGGGAGTGGTCTATTACGGTAATTATGCGCAGTACTTGGAGATGGGAAGGGTTGAGTGGTTAAGAAGCGCAGGTATTTCTTACAAAGAGCTGGAAGAAAACGGAATTATGCTGCCAGTCGTTTCTTTGTCTTTGAACTACAAGAAATCTGCCTTTTATGATGACTTGATTAGCGTTGAAACAACACTCAAAAAAACACCATCTGTTAAGATAGAATTTGATTATGTAATTTATAATGAAAAACGTGAAATTCTGGTAGAAGCAAATACGGTTTTGGTATTCATAAATATGAAAAATAAACGACCGATTCGTTGTCCTAAATATGTCTTGGATATAATTGAAAAAAATAATGTTTAA
- the dnaA gene encoding chromosomal replication initiator protein DnaA: MGVTAISVWNNCLTFIKDNIQPQAFKTWFEPIKPIKLSDNALSIQVPSKFFYEWLEEHYVKLLKVALTKELGETAKLVYIIRMENTYGNKEPFTEKIPSSNRATMSPQEMDVPIKSKNPELKNPFVIPGIRNIKIESQLNPNYNFDNFLEGDSNRLARSAGMAVANKPGGTSFNPLLVFGGVGLGKTHLAHAIGVEIKDKYPERTVLYISAEKFTQQYIESVKKNTRNDFIHFYQLIDVLIIDDVQFLSGKSGTQDVFFHIFNHLHQNGKQVILTSDKAPVDMQDIEQRLLSRFKWGLSAELQNPDYETRISILKNKLYRDGVEMPDDIIEYVAKHIKSNIRELEGAIISLIAQSSFNKKEVTIELAQQVVEKFVKNTKREVSIDYIQKVVSDYFEMDVATLQSKTRKRHIVQARQLAMFFAKKFTKASLASIGSQIGKRDHATVLHACKTVDNLAETDKQFRKYIEDLTKKFS; this comes from the coding sequence ATGGGTGTTACTGCTATTTCCGTATGGAACAATTGTTTAACTTTTATCAAAGACAATATTCAACCGCAGGCATTCAAAACTTGGTTTGAACCAATCAAACCAATTAAGTTATCCGATAATGCTTTGAGTATTCAGGTGCCCAGTAAATTCTTTTATGAATGGTTAGAAGAGCACTATGTAAAGTTACTAAAAGTTGCTCTTACCAAAGAATTGGGTGAGACCGCAAAACTGGTGTACATCATTAGAATGGAAAACACCTATGGCAACAAAGAACCATTTACAGAAAAGATTCCTAGTTCTAACAGAGCTACCATGAGTCCACAGGAAATGGATGTGCCTATTAAATCTAAAAATCCTGAGCTAAAGAATCCGTTCGTGATTCCTGGTATTCGAAACATAAAAATTGAATCTCAACTTAATCCCAATTATAATTTTGATAATTTCTTAGAAGGAGACTCCAACCGTTTGGCAAGATCGGCGGGTATGGCCGTAGCTAACAAGCCTGGCGGAACTTCTTTTAACCCTTTATTGGTATTTGGAGGAGTTGGTTTAGGAAAAACGCATTTGGCCCATGCCATTGGTGTTGAGATCAAAGACAAATATCCAGAACGTACCGTTCTTTATATTTCTGCTGAAAAGTTTACACAACAGTACATAGAGTCCGTAAAGAAAAACACCAGAAACGATTTTATCCATTTCTACCAATTGATAGATGTGCTTATTATTGACGATGTGCAGTTCTTAAGCGGAAAATCTGGAACACAGGATGTTTTCTTCCATATTTTCAACCATTTGCACCAAAACGGCAAGCAGGTTATTTTAACTTCGGACAAAGCCCCCGTAGACATGCAAGATATAGAGCAGCGTTTGTTGTCTCGTTTTAAATGGGGATTGTCGGCAGAGCTTCAAAATCCCGATTACGAAACACGGATCTCTATTCTTAAGAACAAATTATATAGAGATGGTGTTGAAATGCCAGATGATATCATTGAATATGTGGCAAAGCATATTAAAAGTAATATTCGTGAACTAGAAGGTGCCATTATCTCTTTAATAGCGCAATCTTCTTTCAACAAAAAGGAAGTTACCATAGAACTGGCTCAGCAAGTAGTTGAAAAGTTCGTAAAGAACACCAAAAGAGAAGTTTCTATAGACTACATACAAAAGGTAGTTTCAGACTATTTTGAAATGGATGTTGCCACACTTCAGTCCAAAACACGAAAGCGCCACATTGTACAAGCAAGACAATTGGCTATGTTCTTTGCGAAGAAATTTACCAAAGCATCATTGGCCAGCATAGGCTCTCAAATAGGAAAAAGAGACCATGCTACCGTACTACACGCTTGCAAAACAGTAGACAACCTAGCCGAAACGGATAAGCAGTTCAGAAAGTACATAGAAGACCTTACCAAGAAATTTTCTTAA
- a CDS encoding low molecular weight protein-tyrosine-phosphatase encodes MKTKVLMVCLGNICRSPLAEGILQDKVDPKNVFVDSAGTGGYHIGNAPDPRSIAVAKKHGLNIENQRCRQFKKSDFKKFDVIYAMDRSNLNNILNLADTQEDANKVKLLLTEVELPVIEVPDPYWDDNGFEKVFQLIDTACTSIAKKL; translated from the coding sequence ATGAAAACCAAAGTCTTAATGGTCTGCCTAGGCAATATTTGCCGGTCGCCATTAGCGGAAGGTATTCTACAGGACAAAGTTGACCCGAAAAACGTATTTGTAGATTCTGCCGGAACCGGAGGTTACCATATTGGCAATGCACCGGACCCTAGGTCTATTGCCGTTGCAAAAAAACATGGCCTGAATATAGAAAACCAGCGTTGCCGTCAATTCAAAAAATCGGATTTTAAAAAATTTGATGTAATTTATGCTATGGACCGTAGCAACCTCAATAACATTTTAAATTTGGCGGATACCCAAGAAGACGCTAATAAAGTGAAATTGTTGCTTACAGAAGTAGAATTACCTGTTATTGAAGTACCGGACCCCTATTGGGACGACAACGGATTTGAGAAGGTATTTCAACTTATAGACACCGCTTGTACGTCTATTGCCAAAAAACTCTAA
- a CDS encoding SAM-dependent methyltransferase — MANRIENQGKLYLIPTTLGDNEPLEVLPISIKQAIEQIDHYIVENEKTARRFIKKISPRKSQPGLHLSVLNKYTEPQEIPTFLQSCLDGFNTGILSEAGCPGIADPGADVVKIAHDKNIQVVPLVGPSSIVLALMASGMNGQSFAFNGYLPIDGPERKSAIKRLEKLSKDYGQSQLFIETPYRNDKLFAELLKTLHPNTRICVACDVTLPTEYILTKTIADWKRTKVESLHKRPAIFIIQG, encoded by the coding sequence ATGGCCAACAGAATTGAAAATCAGGGAAAATTATACCTAATACCCACCACACTCGGCGATAACGAGCCATTGGAAGTATTACCTATTTCAATTAAACAGGCCATAGAACAGATTGACCATTACATTGTTGAAAATGAAAAAACAGCAAGACGGTTCATTAAAAAAATAAGTCCAAGAAAGTCGCAACCCGGGCTTCATTTATCGGTTCTTAACAAGTATACCGAACCTCAAGAAATACCCACCTTTTTACAATCCTGCTTAGACGGATTTAATACAGGTATACTCTCCGAAGCCGGTTGCCCAGGAATTGCGGACCCAGGGGCGGATGTTGTAAAAATTGCGCATGACAAAAATATTCAGGTTGTACCACTTGTAGGCCCCTCCTCTATTGTACTGGCCCTTATGGCAAGCGGAATGAACGGCCAGAGCTTTGCTTTTAACGGCTACCTGCCTATTGACGGCCCTGAGCGTAAAAGTGCCATTAAAAGATTAGAAAAACTAAGTAAAGATTACGGACAATCTCAACTGTTCATTGAAACACCCTATAGAAACGATAAACTTTTTGCAGAATTACTCAAAACCCTACATCCTAACACAAGAATATGTGTAGCTTGTGACGTAACCCTTCCCACGGAATATATACTTACCAAAACTATTGCCGACTGGAAACGCACCAAGGTAGAATCGCTTCACAAAAGACCGGCCATTTTTATTATACAAGGATGA
- a CDS encoding DUF262 domain-containing protein: MNSNKIQEQIEKNRRSVAFDSYDITVRQLFDMIGESLIDIAPEYQRHFVWDETRQSQLIESLLLGIPIPNLFMATNKDSSWEVIDGLQRLTTIVNFLGDETIIKKTNANGSKLKLKGLEKLDSINGSVFEELPRSIQLMFMTRPIRVTVLNDRSDFELRYDLFERLNTGGVTLHPQEIRNCVYLGKFKDFLEECAENQNFLNVVKMTSNAERTGNREELVLKFFAYFEDREIFVHSVKEFLNDFMAKKTESFPEINDYRALFNRTFEILNVLLPEGIVRGNRKNITPLILFEAISIATADLINSNEEAIITAARLQTVLNDNELTKLTTGATNSRNKLLRRIDFVKDYLRQ, encoded by the coding sequence ATGAACTCAAACAAAATACAAGAACAAATAGAAAAAAACAGACGTTCTGTAGCTTTTGATAGCTATGATATTACTGTTAGACAATTATTTGATATGATTGGAGAATCATTAATAGATATTGCACCTGAATATCAAAGACACTTTGTTTGGGATGAAACTAGACAATCACAGCTTATTGAATCTCTACTTCTAGGGATTCCTATTCCAAACCTTTTTATGGCAACTAATAAGGATTCAAGTTGGGAAGTAATTGATGGCTTGCAACGATTAACAACGATTGTAAACTTTCTTGGAGACGAAACAATTATAAAAAAGACAAATGCTAATGGTTCCAAATTAAAACTTAAAGGTTTGGAGAAATTAGACAGTATTAACGGAAGTGTATTTGAGGAATTGCCAAGGTCTATACAATTGATGTTTATGACCAGACCAATTCGAGTGACTGTATTAAATGACAGAAGTGATTTTGAATTACGTTACGATTTATTTGAACGGCTTAATACTGGTGGTGTCACTTTACACCCACAAGAAATTAGAAATTGTGTTTATTTAGGCAAGTTTAAAGATTTTCTTGAAGAATGTGCAGAAAATCAAAACTTCTTAAATGTAGTAAAAATGACTTCGAATGCTGAACGGACAGGAAACCGTGAAGAATTGGTTTTAAAATTTTTCGCTTATTTTGAAGATAGAGAAATATTTGTTCATAGCGTAAAGGAATTCCTTAATGACTTTATGGCAAAAAAAACAGAGTCTTTTCCTGAAATAAATGACTATCGTGCTCTTTTCAATAGAACATTCGAAATTTTAAATGTATTACTTCCAGAAGGTATTGTTCGTGGAAATAGAAAGAATATTACACCCTTAATTTTGTTTGAAGCTATTTCAATCGCAACAGCAGATTTAATAAATTCAAATGAAGAAGCGATAATTACTGCGGCTAGATTACAAACTGTATTGAATGATAATGAATTAACAAAATTAACTACTGGAGCTACAAATTCAAGAAACAAGCTGCTTCGAAGAATTGATTTTGTAAAAGATTACTTAAGACAATGA
- a CDS encoding HEPN domain-containing protein yields MSFTTLKSQNSARFNEVQMFLNYITSQEPSVPTDPTPAEVKIMRGLFYVHLYAALEKSTNEIVQKSLLLISAKSVKNNHYTLAFNTISVMDKIQALKDCGYKKVVERSVQLFQEVGTRNVRPINETIFSKKLQNVWIETIEEIIAAFGMTELTLTPRDRATINEIVDKRNAVAHGGESASYVGERHRAAVLRTKLQVAQDFMILVIDKFEDYYDNKKYLKPVMKKYYV; encoded by the coding sequence ATGAGTTTTACAACCTTAAAAAGTCAAAATTCAGCAAGGTTCAATGAAGTTCAAATGTTCTTAAATTATATAACTTCTCAAGAGCCTTCTGTACCTACAGACCCTACGCCTGCAGAAGTTAAAATTATGCGAGGGTTATTCTACGTTCATTTATATGCGGCTTTAGAGAAATCTACTAATGAAATAGTTCAAAAATCTTTGTTACTAATAAGTGCTAAAAGTGTAAAAAACAATCACTATACATTAGCATTTAATACAATTTCTGTGATGGATAAAATTCAAGCTCTTAAAGATTGCGGATATAAAAAAGTTGTAGAAAGGTCAGTCCAGCTATTCCAAGAAGTAGGAACGAGAAATGTTCGTCCAATAAACGAAACCATTTTTTCAAAAAAACTTCAAAATGTATGGATTGAAACTATTGAGGAAATAATTGCAGCATTTGGAATGACTGAATTAACATTGACACCTAGAGATAGAGCAACAATTAATGAAATCGTTGATAAACGAAATGCTGTTGCCCACGGAGGAGAATCGGCTTCCTATGTTGGTGAAAGACATAGAGCTGCAGTATTGAGAACAAAACTACAAGTGGCTCAAGATTTTATGATTTTAGTTATCGACAAATTCGAGGACTATTATGATAATAAGAAATATTTGAAACCGGTTATGAAAAAATATTACGTTTAA
- the mltG gene encoding endolytic transglycosylase MltG codes for MYIKRILLFIVIAGLIGGGIFAYTVYNAIFAPNTSFENKEAYLFIPSDADFSEVRELVTPLLKDMASFDKVAQRKGYASNVRGGKYAIKKGANNNDIINSLRSQNVPVKVAFNNQETIADLAGRIAIQIEPDSLALLEAFTDDTFLKANGFDKNTELAMYIPNSYEFFWNTSGKEFRERMLKEYKRFWTDARLEKAKALNLTPAEVITLASVVHKETAKVDERPRVAGVYLNRLRKGILLQADPTVIYAIKKHTGNFNTVIKRVLYKDLELDSPYNTYKYAGLPPGPIAMPDITAIDAVLSPEKHDYIYFVANVENFGYHKFAKTLAQHNRNKAQYVRWINSKKINR; via the coding sequence ATGTATATAAAACGTATTCTACTGTTTATCGTAATTGCCGGCTTAATTGGTGGTGGAATTTTTGCTTACACAGTTTACAATGCCATTTTTGCCCCCAATACCAGTTTTGAAAATAAGGAAGCTTATCTTTTTATTCCTTCGGATGCTGATTTTAGTGAAGTACGGGAATTGGTTACTCCGTTATTAAAGGATATGGCATCTTTTGATAAAGTGGCGCAGCGTAAAGGATATGCCTCTAATGTAAGAGGAGGTAAGTATGCTATAAAAAAAGGAGCAAATAATAATGATATTATAAACTCCCTACGCAGTCAGAATGTACCTGTAAAGGTGGCTTTTAATAATCAAGAAACCATAGCAGACCTTGCAGGAAGAATAGCAATACAAATAGAGCCAGATAGCCTGGCTTTACTTGAAGCCTTTACGGATGATACGTTTTTAAAAGCGAACGGTTTTGATAAAAATACAGAACTGGCAATGTACATACCTAATAGCTATGAGTTTTTCTGGAATACATCAGGTAAGGAGTTCAGAGAGCGAATGCTTAAAGAATACAAGCGTTTTTGGACGGATGCCCGCTTAGAAAAGGCAAAAGCTTTGAATCTTACCCCGGCCGAAGTAATTACGTTAGCTTCAGTTGTGCATAAAGAAACCGCTAAAGTAGATGAAAGACCAAGAGTGGCAGGTGTGTACTTAAATCGTTTACGAAAGGGAATATTACTCCAAGCAGACCCAACCGTAATCTATGCTATTAAAAAACACACGGGTAATTTTAATACGGTCATTAAGCGCGTCCTGTATAAAGATTTAGAATTAGACTCTCCTTATAACACGTATAAGTATGCAGGTCTTCCACCTGGGCCTATTGCTATGCCAGATATTACCGCTATAGATGCTGTATTGAGTCCAGAAAAGCATGATTATATATACTTTGTTGCTAATGTAGAGAACTTCGGTTATCATAAATTTGCTAAGACTTTGGCCCAGCACAACCGTAATAAAGCACAGTATGTCCGTTGGATAAATTCCAAAAAAATCAATAGATAG
- a CDS encoding GNAT family N-acetyltransferase: MLSLKGEHIYLRALEPSDLDFLYELENTTEIWEISGTTAPYSKHVLNLYLENAHRDIYDVKQLRLCICNKENATVGLIDLFDFDPKNYRAGIGIVVLNSENRNQGVGAEAISLVSDYAFKVLNLRQLYANVMEGNDSSIHLFTKMGFEEVGIKKDWIFSEGKYKNEILFQKINT, encoded by the coding sequence ATGTTAAGCTTAAAAGGAGAACATATCTACCTTAGGGCTCTAGAACCAAGTGATTTGGATTTCCTTTACGAGCTTGAGAATACAACTGAAATCTGGGAAATAAGTGGGACGACGGCGCCTTACTCTAAACATGTGCTAAATCTCTATTTGGAGAATGCGCACAGAGATATTTATGACGTTAAGCAATTGCGACTCTGCATTTGTAATAAAGAAAACGCTACAGTGGGTCTTATTGATTTATTCGACTTTGACCCTAAGAATTATAGGGCAGGAATAGGAATTGTGGTTCTGAATAGCGAAAATAGAAACCAAGGAGTAGGAGCAGAGGCCATTTCACTGGTGTCTGACTATGCTTTTAAAGTTTTGAATCTTCGTCAGCTTTATGCAAATGTTATGGAGGGTAACGACTCTAGCATTCATTTGTTTACGAAAATGGGTTTTGAAGAAGTAGGCATAAAAAAAGATTGGATTTTTTCTGAAGGAAAGTATAAGAATGAAATTTTGTTTCAAAAAATAAACACCTAA
- the dapF gene encoding diaminopimelate epimerase, whose product MTLSFYKYQGTGNDFVLIDNRQLQFPKNNTKLVASLCDRKFGIGADGLILLENDELSDFKMVYYNADGREGSLCGNGGRCTVAFANFLGVIDKDTVFNAADGKHHATIADGIVSLQMQDVSEIKEKPGYVFLDTGSPHHVQMVKGVQDFGVYKEGKKLRYGLYGQTGSNVNFVEVLDDDTFAVRTYERGVEDETLSCGTGVTAVAIAMHNSGKTSANRIKVNTQGGELHVELTKKDGVYSQIHLIGPAKQVFKGEIEC is encoded by the coding sequence ATGACACTTAGTTTTTACAAATACCAGGGTACCGGAAACGATTTTGTGCTTATCGATAATCGACAATTACAATTTCCCAAAAATAATACAAAACTAGTTGCATCTCTATGTGACCGAAAGTTTGGTATAGGTGCAGATGGTCTAATACTTTTAGAAAATGACGAACTGTCAGATTTTAAAATGGTCTATTACAATGCAGATGGCCGTGAAGGCAGCTTGTGCGGTAATGGTGGCCGGTGTACGGTAGCATTTGCTAATTTTTTGGGTGTTATAGATAAAGATACCGTTTTTAATGCTGCAGATGGTAAACACCATGCAACTATTGCAGATGGTATTGTAAGCTTACAGATGCAAGACGTATCGGAAATAAAAGAAAAACCAGGATATGTTTTCTTGGATACAGGTTCACCTCACCATGTGCAAATGGTTAAAGGTGTTCAGGACTTTGGCGTTTATAAAGAAGGTAAAAAATTACGATACGGACTTTACGGACAAACGGGAAGCAACGTTAATTTTGTTGAAGTGTTAGATGATGACACCTTTGCTGTGCGAACATATGAAAGAGGGGTGGAGGATGAAACGCTATCTTGCGGAACGGGAGTTACAGCTGTAGCTATTGCTATGCACAACTCTGGAAAAACATCTGCAAACAGAATTAAAGTAAACACCCAGGGAGGCGAGCTACACGTAGAGTTAACTAAGAAAGATGGTGTATATAGTCAGATTCATTTGATAGGACCAGCTAAGCAGGTGTTTAAAGGTGAGATAGAATGTTAA